The proteins below are encoded in one region of Candidatus Bathyarchaeota archaeon:
- a CDS encoding DUF4145 domain-containing protein, whose amino-acid sequence METIVCPYCHVNSTIDLRTHADGFNIYQCDNCSGLMLLIEKGREVVDQYPKRIPMVDKSVPPEISRDYTEAIKCFNVGANRGCVVMCRRALQSSVIERGARKGRLVDQIDELYGNQIITKDIRDWAHEIRLTGNIGAHPDDDGLEDIQPDNAEELLKFMEEYLNYVYIMPAKVAAKRARKHKETEE is encoded by the coding sequence ATGGAAACAATTGTATGCCCCTACTGTCATGTGAATTCAACAATTGACTTAAGAACACACGCAGATGGTTTCAACATATATCAATGTGATAATTGCAGTGGGTTAATGCTACTTATAGAAAAGGGAAGAGAAGTCGTTGACCAATATCCCAAAAGAATCCCAATGGTGGACAAATCTGTTCCACCAGAAATTTCCCGAGATTATACGGAGGCGATAAAGTGTTTTAATGTAGGCGCAAATAGAGGCTGTGTGGTTATGTGCCGAAGGGCATTGCAGAGCAGTGTAATTGAAAGAGGAGCGAGGAAGGGCAGATTGGTTGACCAGATTGACGAGTTGTATGGTAACCAAATAATTACTAAAGACATTAGAGATTGGGCACATGAAATAAGACTAACGGGCAACATTGGGGCACATCCAGATGATGATGGACTCGAAGATATTCAACCAGATAATGCTGAGGAACTCTTGAAATTCATGGAAGAATACTTAAACTACGTCTATATAATGCCAGCGAAGGTAGCGGCAAAAAGAGCAAGAAAACACAAAGAGACAGAAGAGTGA